A portion of the Gadus macrocephalus chromosome 10, ASM3116895v1 genome contains these proteins:
- the LOC132465830 gene encoding protocadherin alpha-C2-like, whose product MDYHTMDSDTVRLGKWYVRSSIVFIALLHLSSGASHYSIPEEMKEGSVVANLAEDLDLDVETLSERKMRLDIVANKKYLDVNKETGELYIVEKIDREHICTTKSTSSCYLKLEVILENPLRIFNIELEILDMNDNAPQFRRDAIHLDIAESTSAGERFSLSNAVDPDIGTNSVKTYHLSESEHFNIEVQTGRDGSKFADLILKKALDREMQAVHHLVLSAVDGGTPTRSGTASVIVHVLDINDNTPTFYKEEYNIKVMENSPIGSLVLQLNATDSDEGSNADITYSYSLYTSEKTQEMFNINPSNGELTVKGMLNYEDFRIYDMEIIAMDKGANALSGQCKIRILVEDMNDNHPEISIKSFLSPIKENAELGTVIAVVSISDKDSGDNGQIDITIQANLPFKLKESAGNFFELVVSESLDREKAPEYEITFTVTDRGSPSLSDNETMTLELLDVNDNVPQFPQSFYTIRVMENNAPGALLESLTAYDPDLHENQYLVYFIIEREIANTSMSMLFSISPENGKLYALKTFDHEIEEEFLLHIEARDSGVPPLSSNVTVHIIIVDQNDNTPVIVSPWCAHGSVVEEKIPRSTDKGSLVSKVIAIDGDSVLNSRITYQFLQVTDATLFSLDQYNGEIRTMRMFSYRDPRLQRLVVVAKDNGEPALSATVTIKLSTVETAVKAYSDLTEVPLEYDIFSDLNLYLVIGLGSVSFLLLITILVTIVLKCQKPKSSKAAPPCRNSVVSERNSFADSTLVSNDAYWYSMFLAETRKGKLVVRQPAPKGSRYIVSSLPRSTGLTETSGSAPSTLQVRTGANDSCFHLVIAKFFSFSV is encoded by the coding sequence ATGGATTATCACACAATGGATTCAGATACAGTACGGCTAGGAAAATGGTACGTCAGGAGCTCCATTGTTTTCATCGCTCTTTTACACTTGTCATCTGGCGCATCGCATTATTCAATTCCTGAAGAAATGAAAGAAGGATCCGTTGTTGCCAATCTGGCCGAAGATCTGGATTTGGATGTAGAAACGCTCAGTGAAAGAAAGATGCGCCTGGATATTGTGGCGAACAAAAAATATTTGGATGTGAACAAAGAGACTGGCGAGCTGTATATTGTGGAGAAAATCGACAGGGAACATATTTGCACCACAAAATCGACTAGTTCTTGTTATTTGAAGCTAGAGGTCATACTTGAAAATCCCTTACGAATTTTTAATATTGAATTGGAAATTTTAGATATGAATGACAATGCACCTCAATTCCGACGAGACGCAATACATTTGGACATAGCCGAGTCGACGTCAGCAGGGGAAAGATTTTCGCTGAGCAATGCAGTCGATCCCGATATTGGAACGAACTCAGTCAAAACGTACCATTTAAGTGAAAGCGAACATTTTAATATCGAGGTACAAACTGGGAGAGATGGATCAAAGTTTGCTGACTTAATATTGAAAAAGGCTTTGGACCGAGAGATGCAGGCCGTTCATCATTTAGTTCTCAGCGCGGTGGACGGCGGTACACCGACCCGCTCCGGTACTGCCAGCGTGATTGTTCATGTCCTGGACATTAACGACAACACTCCTACTTTCTACAAGGAGGAATATAACATTAAGGTTATGGAAAACTCTCCGATTGGAAGCCTCGTCCTTCAACTGAATGCTACAGACTCAGACGAGGGTTCAAACGCTGACATAACGTACTCGTATAGTCTCTACACCTCAGAGAAAACCCAAGAAATGTTTAATATAAATCCTTCCAACGGAGAGCTTACTGTAAAAGGCATGTTAAACTATGAGGATTTCAGGATTTATGATATGGAAATCATAGCCATGGATAAAGGGGCAAACGCTTTATCAGGACAATGCAAAATAAGAATTTTAGTCGAAGACATGAACGACAATCACCCAGAGATATCTATAAAATCATTTCTGAGTCCCATCAAGGAGAATGCTGAATTAGGCACTGTAATAGCAGTTGTTAGTATAAGTGATAAGGATTCTGGTGATAATGGTCAAATTGATATTACAATTCAAGCTAATTTACCATTTAAACTAAAGGAATCGGCTGGGAATTTTTTTGAGTTAGTTGTCTCTGAATCGCTGGACAGAGAAAAGGCTCCTGAATACGAAATAACATTTACAGTTACAGACAGAGGTTCTCCTTCATTATCTGATAATGAAACCATGACCTTAGAGCTACTGGATGTTAATGATAATGTCCCCCAGTTCCCTCAGTCTTTCTATACTATACGTGTGATGGAGAATAATGCTCCTGGAGCTTTGCTAGAATCTCTCACTGCGTACGACCCAGACCTCCATGAAAACCAGTATCTAGTGTATTTCAtcatagagagggagatagccAACACCTCCATGTCCATGCTGTTCTCCATTAGCCCAGAGAATGGTAAACTCTATGCTCTGAAGACGTTTGACCATGAGATTGAGGAGGAGTTTCTTTTGCACATTGAGGCCAGAGACTCTGGTGTTCCTCCACTCAGCAGTAATGTGACTGTCCACATCATTATTGTGGACCAGAATGACAACACTCCAGTCATAGTGTCCCCATGGTGCGCTCACGGCtcagtggtggaggagaagatccCCAGATCCACCGACAAAGGCTCTCTGGTTTCCAAGGTGATTGCTATCGACGGCGACTCTGTGTTGAACTCAAGGATTACCTACCAGTTTCTACAGGTGACGGACGCCACCTTGTTCAGTCTGGACCAGTACAACGGAGAGATCCGTACCATGAGAATGTTCAGTTACAGAGATCCCCGTCTCCAACGGCTTGTTGTGGTTGCCAAGGACAACGGAGAGCCCGCTCTCTCTGCTACCGTTACCATCAAGCTGTCCACAGTGGAGACCGCGGTCAAGGCCTACTCGGACCTGACCGAAGTGCCCCTGGAGTACGACATCTTTTCAGACTTGAATCTGTATCTGGTCATCGGCCTGGGCTCGGTGTCCTTCCTCTTGTTGATCACCATATTGGTCACCATCGTTCTCAAGTGTCAGAAACCCAAGTCCAGCAAAGCTGCTCCTCCCTGCAGGAACAGTGTGGTCAGTGAGAGGAACTCTTTTGCAGATTCCACTCTGGTGTCCAACGATGCCTACTGGTACAGCATGTTTCTAGCGGAGACCAGGAAAGGGAAGCTGGTGGTTAGACAGCCAGCGCCAAAGGGCTCCAGGTACATAGTGTCCAGTTTACCACGGAGCACTGGCCTCACAGAGACGAGCGGCTCAGCACCCTCCACGCTGCAGGTGAGGACTGGGGCAAACGATTCATGTTTTCATCTTGTGATTGCtaaatttttttctttctctgtttAA
- the LOC132465829 gene encoding protocadherin alpha-C2-like, with amino-acid sequence MDSNRATTMRQRYVWNHILFFALWQFSNAVTHYSISEELKEGSVVANLAADLDLDVETLSKRKMRLDIVANKKYFDVNKETGELYIVEKIDREHICPTKTSILCYLKLEVILENPVRIFNIELEILDINDNAPQFRRDSIRLDIAESTSAGERFSLSNAVDPDVGTNSVKTYYLSESEHFNIELQTGRDGSKFAELILKKALDREQQAVHHLVLSAVDGGTPTRSGTASVIVHVLDINDNTPTFDKEEYNIEVMENSPIGSLVLQLNATDSDEGSNADITYSYSLYTSEKTQEMFNINPSNGELTVKGMLNYEDFRIYDMEIIAMDKGENALSGQCKISILVEDMNDNHPEISIKSFQSPIKENAELGTVIAVVSISDKDSGENGKIDLTIPGNLPFKLKESSGNFFELVVSELLDREKAPEYEITFTVTDRGSPPLSDNETMTLELLDVNDNVPQFPQSFYTIRVMENNAPGALLDTLTAYDPDLHENQYLVYFIIEREIANTSMSMLFSISPENGKLYALKTFDHEIEKEFLFHIEARDSGVPPLSSNVTVHIIIVDQNDNTPVIVSPWRAHGSVVEEKIPRSTDKGSLVSKVIAIDGDSVLNSRITYQFLQVTDATLFSLDQYNGEIRTIRMFSYRDPRLQRLVVVAKDNGEPALSATVTIKLSTVETAVKAYSDMTEVPLEYDIFSDLNLYLVIGLGSVSFLLLITILVTIVLKCQKPKSSKAAPPCRNSVVSERNSFADSTLVSNDAYWYSMFLAETRKGKLVVRQPAPKGSRYIVSSLPRSTGLTETSGSAPSTLQVRTVSNDSCVHLGISNIYSSSANYLILFVWK; translated from the coding sequence ATGGATTCGAATAGGGCTACAACAATGAGACAAAGGTATGTCTGGAACCATATACTTTTTTTCGCTCTATGGCAATTTTCAAATGCAGTGACTCATTATTCTATATCCGAAGAATTGAAAGAAGGATCCGTCGTTGCTAATTTGGCCGCAGATCTGGACTTGGATGTGGAAACGCTCAGTAAAAGAAAGATGCGCCTGGATATTGTAGcgaacaaaaaatattttgacGTGAACAAAGAGACGGGCGAGCTGTACATTGTGGAGAAAATCGATCGGGAACACATCTGCCCAACCAAAACATCTATTCTGTGCTATCTTAAACTAGAGGTCATACTTGAAAATCCCGTACGAATATTTAATATTGAATTGGAAATTTTAGATATAAACGACAATGCCCCACAATTCCGACGAGACTCAATACGTTTGGACATAGCCGAGTCGACGTCAGCAGGGGAACGGTTTTCCCTTAGTAATGCAGTAGACCCCGATGTTGGAACGAACTCAGTCAAAACGTACTATTTAAGTGAAAGCGAACATTTTAATATCGAATTACAAACTGGGAGAGATGGGTCAAAGTTTGCTGAATTAATCTTGAAAAAGGCTTTGGACAGAGAGCAGCAAGCCGTTCATCATTTAGTTCTCAGCGCGGTTGACGGCGGTACACCGACCCGCTCCGGTACTGCCAGCGTGATTGTTCATGTCCTGGACATTAACGACAACACTCCTACATTCGACAAGGAGGAATATAACATTGAGGTCATGGAAAACTCTCCGATTGGAAGCCTCGTCCTTCAACTGAATGCTACAGACTCAGACGAGGGTTCAAACGCTGACATAACGTACTCGTATAGTCTCTACACCTCAGAGAAAACGCAAGAAATGTTTAATATAAATCCATCAAACGGAGAGCTTACTGTGAAAGGCATGTTAAACTATGAGGATTTCAGGATTTATGATATGGAAATCATAGCCATGGATAAAGGGGAAAACGCTTTATCAGGACAGTGCAAAATAAGCATTTTAGTCGAAGACATGAACGACAATCATCCAGAGATATCTATTAAATCCTTTCAGAGTCCCATCAAGGAAAATGCTGAATTAGGCACTGTAATAGCTGTTGTTAGTATCAGTGATAAGGATTCTGGTGAAAATGGTAAAATTGATCTTACAATTCCAGGAAATTTACCGTTTAAACTAAAGGAATCGTCAGGTAATTTCTTTGAGTTAGTTGTCTCTGAATTGCTGGACAGAGAAAAAGCTCCTGAATACGAAATAACATTTACAGTTACAGACAGAGGTTCTCCTCCATTATCTGATAATGAAACCATGACTTTAGAGCTACTGGATGTTAATGATAATGTCCCCCAGTTCCCTCAGTCTTTCTATACTATACGTGTGATGGAGAATAATGCTCCTGGAGCCTTGCTAGATACTCTTACTGCGTACGACCCAGACCTCCATGAAAACCAGTATCTAGTGTATTTTAtcatagagagggagatagccAACACCTCCATGTCCATGCTGTTCTCCATTAGCCCAGAGAATGGTAAACTCTATGCTCTCAAAACGTTTGACCATGAGATTGAGAAGGAGTTTCTTTTCCACATTGAGGCCAGAGACTCTGGTGTTCCTCCACTCAGCAGTAATGTGACTGTCCACATCATTATTGTGGACCAGAATGACAACACTCCAGTCATAGTGTCCCCATGGCGCGCTCACGGCtcagtggtggaggagaagatccCCAGATCCACCGACAAAGGCTCTCTGGTTTCCAAGGTGATTGCTATCGACGGCGACTCTGTGTTGAACTCAAGGATTACCTACCAGTTTCTACAGGTGACGGACGCCACCTTGTTCAGTCTGGACCAGTACAACGGAGAGATCCGGACCATTAGAATGTTCAGTTACAGAGATCCCCGTCTCCAACGGCTTGTTGTGGTTGCCAAGGACAACGGAGAGCCCGCTCTCTCTGCTACCGTTACCATCAAGCTGTCCACAGTGGAGACCGCGGTCAAGGCCTACTCGGACATGACCGAAGTGCCCCTGGAGTACGACATCTTTTCAGACTTAAATCTGTATCTGGTCATCGGCCTGGGCTCGGTGTCCTTCCTCTTGTTGATCACCATATTGGTCACCATCGTTCTCAAGTGTCAGAAACCCAAGTCCAGCAAAGCTGCTCCTCCCTGCAGGAACAGTGTGGTCAGTGAGAGGAACTCTTTTGCAGATTCCACTCTGGTGTCCAACGATGCCTACTGGTACAGCATGTTTCTAGCGGAGACCAGGAAAGGGAAGCTGGTGGTTAGACAGCCAGCGCCAAAGGGCTCCAGGTACATAGTGTCCAGTTTACCACGGAGCACTGGCCTCACAGAGACGAGCGGCTCAGCACCCTCCACGCTGCAGGTGAGGACTGTGTCTAAcgattcatgtgttcatctggGGATTTCTAACATATATTCTAGCTCTGCAAACTATTTGATCCTTTTCGTTTGGAAATAA
- the LOC132466527 gene encoding protocadherin alpha-C2-like — MDSDTLRLGKRCVRSSIVFIALLHFSSGVSHYSIPEEMKEGSVVANLAADLDLDVETLSERKMRLDIVASKKYLEMNKETGELYIVEKIDREHICNTKSSISCYLKLEIILENPVRIFNIELEILDINDNAPQFRRDSIRLDITESTTAGERFSLSNAVDPDVGTNSVKTYYLSESEHFNIEVQTGRDGSKFAELILKKALDREKQAVHHLVLSAVDGGTPTRSGTASVIVHVLDINDNTPTFHKEEYNIKVMENSPIGSLVVQLNATDLDEGSNADITYSYSLYTSEKTQEMFNINPSNGELTVKGMLNYEDFRIYDMEIIAMDKGANALSGQCKIKMLVEDMNDNHPEISIKSFQSPIKENAELGTVIAVVSISDKDSGDNGQVDLTVQANLPFKLKESSGNFFELVVSEALDREKAPEYEITFTVTDRGSPPLSDNETMTLELLDVNDNVPQFPQSFYTIRVMENNAPGALLDTLTAYDPDLHENQYLVYFIIEREIANTSMSMLFSISPENGKLYALKTFDHEIEKEFLFHIEARDSGVPPLCSNVTVHIIIVDQNDNTPVIVSPWRAHGSVVEEKIPRSTDKGSLVSKVIAIDGDSVLNSRITYQFLQVTDATLFSLDQYNGEIRTMRMFSYRDPRLQRLVVVAKDNGEPALSATVTIKLSTVETAVKAYSDLTEVPLEYDIFSDLNLYLVIGLGSVSFLLLITILVTIVLKCQKPKSSKAAPPCRNSVVSERNSFADSTLVSNDAYWYSMFLAETRKGKLVVRQPAPKGSRYIVSSLPRSTGLTETSGSAPSTLQVRTAANNSCVHRGILAL; from the coding sequence ATGGATTCAGATACACTACGGCTAGGAAAAAGGTGCGTCAGGAGCTCCATTGTTTTCATCGCTCTTTTACACTTTTCATCTGGCGTATCGCATTATTCAATTCCTGAAGAAATGAAAGAAGGATCCGTTGTTGCCAATCTGGCCGCAGATTTGGACCTGGATGTGGAAACGCTCAGTGAAAGAAAGATGCGCCTGGATATTGTGGCGAGCAAAAAATATTTGGAGATGAACAAAGAGACTGGCGAACTGTATATTGTGGAGAAAATCGACAGGGAACATATTTGCAACACAAAATCGTCTATTTCATGCTATTTAAAGCTAGAAATCATACTTGAAAATCCCGTACGAATATTTAATATTGAATTGGAAATTTTGGATATAAACGACAATGCCCCTCAATTCCGTCGAGACTCAATACGTTTGGACATAACCGAGTCGACGACAGCAGGGGAAAGATTCTCTTTGAGCAATGCAGTAGACCCCGATGTTGGAACGAACTCAGTCAAAACGTACTATTTAAGTGAAAGCGAACATTTTAATATCGAGGTACAAACTGGTAGGGATGGGTCAAAGTTTGCAGAATTAATCTTAAAAAAGGCTTTGGACCGAGAGAAGCAGGCCGTTCATCATTTAGTTCTCAGCGCGGTTGACGGCGGTACACCGACCCGCTCCGGTACTGCCAGCGTGATTGTTCACGTCCTGGACATTAACGACAACACTCCTACATTCCACAAGGAGGAATATAACATAAAAGTCATGGAAAACTCTCCGATTGGAAGCCTCGTCGTTCAACTGAATGCAACCGATTTAGACGAGGGTTCAAACGCTGACATAACGTACTCGTATAGTCTGTACACCTCAGAGAAAACGCAAGAAATGTTTAATATAAATCCATCTAACGGAGAGCTCACTGTAAAAGGCATGTTAAACTATGAGGATTTCAGGATTTATGACATGGAAATCATAGCTATGGATAAAGGGGCAAACGCACTATCAGGACAgtgcaaaataaaaatgttagtAGAAGACATGAACGACAATCACCCAGAGATATCTATTAAATCCTTTCAGAGTCCCATCAAGGAGAATGCTGAATTAGGCACTGTAATAGCAGTTGTTAGTATAAGTGATAAGGATTCTGGTGATAATGGTCAAGTTGATCTTACAGTTCAAGCTAATTTACCGTTTAAACTAAAGGAGTCGTCAGGTAATTTCTTTGAGTTAGTTGTCTCTGAAGCGCTAGACAGAGAAAAGGCTCCTGAATATGAAATAACATTCACAGTTACAGACAGAGGTTCTCCTCCATTATCTGATAATGAAACCATGACTTTAGAGCTACTGGATGTTAATGATAATGTCCCCCAGTTCCCTCAGTCTTTCTATACTATACGTGTGATGGAGAATAATGCTCCTGGAGCCTTGCTAGATACTCTTACTGCGTACGACCCAGACCTCCATGAAAACCAGTATCTAGTGTATTTTAtcatagagagggagatagccAACACCTCCATGTCAATGCTGTTCTCCATTAGCCCAGAGAATGGTAAACTCTATGCTCTCAAAACGTTTGACCATGAGATTGAGAAGGAGTTTCTTTTCCACATTGAGGCCAGAGACTCTGGTGTTCCTCCACTCTGCAGTAATGTGACTGTCCACATCATTATTGTGGACCAGAATGACAACACTCCAGTCATAGTGTCCCCATGGCGCGCTCACGGCtcagtggtggaggagaagatccCCAGATCCACCGACAAAGGCTCTCTGGTTTCCAAGGTGATTGCTATCGACGGCGACTCTGTGTTGAACTCAAGGATTACCTACCAGTTTCTACAGGTGACGGACGCCACCTTGTTCAGTCTGGACCAGTACAACGGAGAGATCCGGACCATGAGAATGTTCAGTTACAGAGACCCCCGTCTCCAACGGCTTGTTGTGGTTGCCAAGGACAACGGAGAGCCCGCTCTCTCTGCTACCGTTACCATCAAGCTGTCCACAGTGGAGACCGCGGTCAAGGCCTACTCAGACCTGACCGAAGTGCCCCTGGAGTACGACATCTTTTCAGACTTAAATCTGTATCTGGTCATCGGCCTGGGCTCGGTGTCCTTCCTCTTGTTGATCACCATATTGGTCACCATCGTTCTCAAGTGTCAGAAACCCAAGTCCAGCAAAGCTGCTCCTCCCTGCAGGAACAGTGTGGTCAGTGAGAGGAACTCTTTTGCAGATTCCACTCTGGTGTCCAACGATGCCTACTGGTACAGCATGTTTCTAGCGGAGACCAGGAAAGGGAAGCTGGTGGTTAGACAGCCAGCGCCAAAGGGCTCCAGGTACATAGTGTCCAGTTTACCACGGAGCACTGGCCTCACAGAGACGAGCGGCTCAGCACCCTCCACGCTGCAGGTGAGGACTGCGGCAAACAATTCATGTGTTCATCGGGGGATTCTAGCTCTTTAA
- the LOC132465832 gene encoding protocadherin beta-16-like, protein MSIKLDFHRPTTMRKRYVWKSILLFALWQLSNAATHYSISEELKEGSVVANLAADLDWDVETLSERKMRLDIVANKKYLDVNKETGELYIVEKIDREHICPSKTSILCYLKLEVILENPLRMFNIELEILDINDNAPQFRRDAIRLDIAESTSAGERFSLSNAVDPDIGSNSVNTYYLSESEHFNIEVQTGRDGSKFADLILKKVLDREKQAVHHLVLSAVDGGTPTRSGTASVIVHVLDINDNTPTFDKEEYNIKVIENSPIGSLVVQLNATDIDEGSNADITYSYSLYTSEKTQETFSINPSNGELTVKGILNYEDFRIYDMEILAMDKGANSLSGQCKIRILVEDMNDNHPEISIKSFQSPIKENAELGTVIAVVSISDKDSGDNGQIDLTIPTNLPFKLKESSGNFFELIVSESLDREKAPEYEITFTVTDRGSPPLSDNETMTLELLDVNDNVPQFPQSFYTIRVMENNAPGALLDTLTAYDPDLHENQYLVYFIIEREIANTSMSMLFSISPENGKLYALKTFDHEIEKEFLFHIEARDSGVPPLSSNVTVHIIIVDQNDNTPVIVSPWRAHGSVVEEKIPRSTDKGSLVSKVIAIDGDSVLNSRITYQFLQVTDATLFSLDQYNGEIRTMRMFSYRDPRLQRLVVVAKDNGEPALSATVTIKLSTVETAVKAYSDLTEVPLEYDIFSDLNLYLVIGLGSVSFLLLITILVTIVLKCQKPKSSKAAPPCRNSVVSERNSFADSTLVSNDAYWYSMFLAETRKGKLVVRQPAPKGSRYIVSSLPRSTGLTETSGSAPSTLQVRTAANDSCVHLVISNIYSGSANYLILFGWKCIDFIE, encoded by the coding sequence atgTCGATCAAGCTGGATTTTCATAGGCCTACAACAATGAGAAAAAGGTATGTCTGGAAATCTATACTTTTGTTCGCTCTTTGGCAATTATCAAATGCAGCGACTCATTATTCTATATCCGAAGAATTGAAAGAAGGATCCGTTGTTGCCAATCTGGCCGCAGATCTAGACTGGGATGTAGAAACGCTCAGTGAAAGAAAGATGCGCCTGGATATTGTGGCGAACAAAAAATATTTGGACGTGAACAAAGAGACGGGCGAGCTGTATATTGTGGAGAAAATCGACAGGGAACACATCTGCCCATCCAAGACATCTATTCTCTGCTATCTAAAACTAGAGGTCATACTTGAAAATCCGTTACGAATGTTTAACATCGAATTGGAGATTTTGGATATAAATGACAATGCCCCACAATTTAGAAGAGACGCAATACGTTTGGACATAGCCGAGTCGACGTCAGCAGGGGAAAGGTTTTCCCTGAGCAATGCAGTAGACCCCGATATTGGATCGAACTCAGTCAATACGTACTACTTAAGTGAAAGCGAACATTTTAATATTGAAGTACAAACTGGGAGGGATGGGTCAAAGTTTGCTGACTTAATCTTGAAAAAGGTTTTGGATCGAGAGAAGCAGGCCGTTCATCATTTAGTTCTCAGCGCGGTTGACGGCGGTACACCGACCCGCTCCGGTACAGCCAGCGTGATTGTTCATGTCCTGGACATTAACGACAACACTCCTACCTTCGACAAGGAGGAATATAACATTAAGGTTATTGAAAACTCTCCGATTGGAAGCCTCGTCGTTCAACTGAATGCCACAGACATAGACGAGGGTTCAAACGCTGACATAACGTACTCTTATAGTCTCTACACCTCAGAGAAAACCCAAGAAACATTTAGTATAAATCCATCTAACGGAGAGCTTACTGTAAAAGGCATATTAAACTATGAGGATTTCAGGATTTATGACATGGAAATCTTAGCCATGGATAAAGGGGCAAACTCCTTATCAGGACAATGCAAAATAAGAATTTTAGTTGAGGACATGAACGACAATCACCCAGAAAtatcaattaaatcctttcagAGTCCTATCAAGGAGAATGCTGAATTAGGCACTGTGATAGCAGTTGTTAGTATCAGTGATAAGGATTCTGGTGATAATGGTCAAATTGATCTTACAATTCCAACAAATTTACCGTTTAAACTAAAGGAATCGTCAGGTAATTTCTTTGAGTTAATTGTTTCTGAATCGCTGGACAGAGAAAAAGCTCCTGAATACGAAATAACATTCACAGTTACAGACAGAGGTTCTCCTCCATTATCTGATAATGAAACCATGACCTTAGAGCTACTGGATGTTAATGATAATGTCCCCCAGTTCCCTCAGTCTTTCTATACTATTCGTGTAATGGAGAATAATGCTCCTGGAGCCTTGCTAGATACTCTTACTGCTTATGACCCAGATCTGCATGAAAACCAGTATCTAGTGTATTTCAtcatagagagggagatagccAACACCTCCATGTCCATGCTGTTCTCCATTAGCCCAGAGAATGGTAAACTCTATGCTCTGAAGACGTTTGACCATGAGATTGAGAAGGAGTTTCTTTTCCACATTGAGGCCAGAGACTCTGGTGTTCCTCCACTCAGCAGTAATGTGACTGTCCACATCATTATTGTGGACCAGAATGACAACACTCCAGTCATAGTGTCCCCATGGCGCGCTCACGGCtcagtggtggaggagaagatccCCAGATCCACCGACAAAGGCTCTCTGGTTTCCAAGGTGATTGCCATCGACGGCGACTCTGTGTTGAACTCAAGGATTACCTACCAGTTTCTACAGGTGACGGACGCCACCTTGTTCAGTCTGGACCAGTACAACGGAGAGATCCGGACCATGAGAATGTTCAGTTACAGAGACCCCCGTCTCCAACGGCTTGTTGTGGTTGCCAAGGACAACGGAGAGCCTGCTCTCTCTGCTACCGTTACTATCAAGCTGTCCACAGTGGAGACCGCGGTGAAGGCCTACTCGGACCTGACCGAAGTGCCCCTGGAGTACGACATCTTTTCAGACTTAAATCTGTATCTGGTCATCGGCCTGGGCTCGGTGTCCTTCCTCTTGTTGATCACCATATTGGTCACCATCGTTCTCAAGTGTCAGAAACCCAAGTCCAGCAAAGCTGCTCCTCCCTGCAGGAACAGTGTGGTCAGTGAGAGGAACTCTTTTGCAGATTCCACTCTGGTGTCCAACGATGCCTACTGGTACAGCATGTTTCTAGCGGAGACCAGGAAAGGGAAGCTGGTGGTTAGACAGCCAGCGCCAAAGGGCTCCAGGTACATAGTGTCCAGTTTACCACGGAGCACTGGCCTCACAGAGACGAGCGGCTCAGCACCCTCCACGCTGCAGGTGAGGACTGCGGCAAAcgattcatgtgttcatctggTGATTTCTAACATATATTCTGGCTCTGCAAACTATTTGATCCTTTTCGGTTGGAAATGTATCGATTTCATTGAATAG